A stretch of Clostridium formicaceticum DNA encodes these proteins:
- a CDS encoding DUF2634 domain-containing protein translates to MPDLFPENMDFEITEMIESESESVGNFKKSYAFDFEKGEFIRGPDGKILLVNRLEAYKQWCQKALCTKRNKHLSYSNMYGQEYYTLIGQDINKEAIELEVERMTREALMVHPYTRRVENFSFEWDKNKEHLYFSFDVITVLDELFTLEHSEEMR, encoded by the coding sequence ATGCCGGATTTATTTCCAGAAAACATGGATTTTGAAATTACAGAAATGATTGAGAGTGAAAGCGAGAGTGTAGGAAACTTTAAAAAGTCTTATGCTTTTGATTTCGAAAAAGGTGAGTTTATAAGAGGGCCAGATGGCAAAATACTTTTGGTAAATAGGCTAGAGGCATACAAACAATGGTGCCAAAAAGCTTTATGCACCAAGAGAAATAAGCACCTATCTTATTCTAATATGTATGGCCAAGAATACTATACTTTGATTGGCCAGGACATAAATAAAGAGGCCATAGAACTAGAGGTAGAGAGAATGACTAGAGAGGCATTAATGGTCCATCCATATACAAGAAGGGTAGAAAATTTTTCTTTTGAATGGGACAAAAACAAGGAACATCTTTATTTTTCCTTTGATGTTATCACGGTATTAGATGAGCTATTCACCCTTGAACATTCGGAAGAAATGAGGTGA
- a CDS encoding XkdQ/YqbQ family protein gives MYTVILKGNIRLDNLKLQISLSESIDSIAYTADIRLVIPKELSLMQGDSIEIIKNNNPGKGTVFKGVVWTKNTTAQHSKVGSITCKERTIYIEKSEDEYLFKAGTTATQRARQMCGDWGIPIGNFADTEIPLSKAPPKIKTIYGMMLDDLKETAEKGGGLFKYRMQNKLDLIRLGSNQEVYDISNTLDNIGQTGTLEGAVSKVKVLGKREDDKKSPVIGTFEKDVSQVGTLQKVIQDEKIQDVGTANQKANALFSKGEGQIVTNGIDIPGIRAGDKVKLRGFYVYASSVTHNLGEPGSMELVLESLDQIRRKYYASS, from the coding sequence ATGTATACGGTTATTTTAAAAGGCAATATAAGATTAGACAATCTTAAACTACAGATATCCCTAAGTGAATCTATTGACTCAATAGCATACACTGCAGATATAAGGCTTGTAATCCCTAAGGAGCTTTCATTAATGCAGGGAGACTCTATAGAGATTATAAAAAACAATAACCCTGGAAAAGGAACAGTATTCAAAGGTGTAGTTTGGACTAAAAATACAACTGCACAGCACTCAAAAGTAGGTAGCATAACTTGCAAGGAAAGGACGATTTACATTGAGAAGAGCGAGGATGAGTATTTGTTTAAGGCTGGTACCACAGCAACACAAAGAGCCAGACAGATGTGTGGAGACTGGGGAATCCCTATAGGGAATTTTGCAGACACAGAGATACCACTTTCTAAAGCTCCTCCTAAAATTAAAACTATTTACGGAATGATGCTCGATGATCTTAAGGAGACCGCTGAAAAAGGAGGCGGTCTTTTTAAATATCGAATGCAAAACAAGCTTGATCTAATTCGACTAGGCAGCAACCAGGAAGTATATGACATAAGCAATACCTTAGATAACATTGGCCAAACAGGAACCCTAGAAGGAGCTGTGTCAAAGGTAAAAGTCCTTGGAAAGCGAGAAGATGATAAAAAATCTCCAGTTATAGGAACATTCGAAAAAGACGTTTCTCAAGTAGGTACTCTGCAGAAAGTTATTCAAGATGAAAAAATCCAAGATGTGGGCACTGCAAATCAGAAAGCGAATGCTTTGTTCTCCAAAGGAGAAGGGCAGATTGTCACAAATGGAATTGATATTCCAGGGATAAGAGCTGGAGATAAAGTTAAACTTAGAGGTTTTTATGTTTATGCAAGCAGTGTAACTCACAACTTAGGTGAACCAGGATCCATGGAGTTAGTCCTGGAATCATTGGACCAGATAAGGAGGAAGTATTATGCAAGTTCTTGA
- a CDS encoding LysM peptidoglycan-binding domain-containing protein gives MDVYIKTEEETFHFPVNPFSVSINGGKKYDTFDILYQGDRDFPAEKAKRIRTMTLDTMFPSEYEPYCRYRNIPTPEQALKKIIGWSESSTMVRLIITEFSFNEMVNIADYQVNETGENQGDKYITLNIRVAREDATELIKIERSASPSPAPQLKENRTQPKQEKLYVVKSGDSLFKIAKKVLGNGSRYQEIYNANKGVIGNNPNLIYPGQKFIIPG, from the coding sequence ATGGACGTATATATTAAGACAGAGGAAGAAACTTTTCATTTTCCAGTAAATCCATTCTCGGTATCGATCAATGGTGGGAAAAAATATGATACCTTTGACATCCTGTATCAAGGAGATAGAGATTTCCCTGCAGAGAAAGCCAAGAGGATTAGAACCATGACATTAGACACTATGTTCCCCTCTGAATATGAACCTTACTGCAGGTATAGAAATATACCGACTCCGGAACAGGCATTAAAGAAAATCATTGGGTGGTCTGAATCCTCCACCATGGTCCGACTGATCATCACGGAGTTTAGTTTTAATGAGATGGTTAATATTGCGGATTATCAAGTTAACGAGACTGGGGAAAACCAAGGGGATAAATACATCACTCTAAACATTAGAGTGGCAAGAGAAGATGCTACAGAATTAATCAAAATAGAAAGAAGTGCATCCCCTTCCCCAGCTCCGCAACTAAAGGAAAATAGGACTCAACCAAAGCAAGAAAAACTATACGTAGTTAAAAGCGGTGACAGTTTGTTTAAGATAGCAAAAAAAGTGCTTGGCAATGGATCTAGGTACCAGGAAATATATAATGCCAATAAAGGGGTAATAGGAAATAATCCTAATTTGATTTACCCCGGCCAAAAATTTATTATACCAGGGTGA
- a CDS encoding phage tail tape measure protein, giving the protein MAEREVYRLEVNVGISGDRETTNRLSAMDRYTQRSENRMRQLDRMDANPAVRLDDRLSSPLKKVEGRIGSFAKKAVKRFAAVATAGALLVGGFGLSNTIQTFADFEQGMKNVQATTMATEEEMVVLTDTAKELGRTTAFSAREASEGMNYLAMAGFKTNEIVEAMPGLLDLAAASGTDLGRTADIVSDALTAFGMSAQETTHLADVMAKASSTANTNVELLGESFKYAAAPATAFGMTAEETTAALAKMADAGIKGSQSGTALRGALTRLSKPTAESQKWLDRLGVSIADAEGNIRPFNDIMGDMRGSMSNLTQEQRQQAIASIFGQEAMSGMLAILNTSTEDFEAYTQSLKDADGAAKEMADMKLDSLSGQFTILKSAVEGMKIELGERLAPYAKDFVTWFTAKVPDITEKIVELVDRTIEFGTKAYPYVLKFIDLLKQMAPVLAGIAAGFAAFKIGTFVTSTIAAIKALSLAAKGMALASGGLGKGLIALMGPVGWVALAIGALVTIGVLLWKNWDKIKEKAAELAGWIGDKWNSIKDWTSNAWENVRSTVSDKWNSLKDTVSNVGEGIRNGVVNTWDNIKTGTANRWENIKSTVSDGINKTKEIVSSVIANLPSHTIESFTKMKDGILNVFEGIKNIFSGYWKIIRNIFMGALLVIINLVTLDFENLKTDIAAIWENIKAGFAQIWEGIKQVFSGAGEFIRGYLTLLWESLKNGIQIVWTTITNFLSSTWEKIKTGAVEGWNSFKEGVSNVITSSVEWIKNTWTDTVEWFSTLPSRLFEKGVEMFTSLKDGLISIKDTVVSGAKEVGTGIVDTVKGLPGEMLEIGKNIMQGLANGIKSAVTAPFKAAKDAASSVASGIRDRLKINSPSKLTMEYGEFTTEGLAVGIKDKIPQLQTAINNVHKVVTDDEMATKEPLLKSFIEMSLPKSEKLKEIPMFQKVIEKTKEIRSTISKVTGEEKPKKAQPVAVAGGGGVTYYINIDNVDVDVSSSGEDGDGEDINEVVQAAQEEFGRKLLEALKDKK; this is encoded by the coding sequence TTGGCAGAAAGAGAAGTTTATCGCTTGGAAGTCAACGTGGGCATATCTGGAGACAGAGAAACCACGAATAGGCTGTCTGCAATGGACAGATATACTCAAAGATCCGAAAACAGAATGCGACAACTAGACAGAATGGATGCTAATCCAGCAGTAAGGCTCGACGACAGATTATCCTCCCCTCTAAAAAAAGTTGAAGGCAGGATAGGATCATTTGCCAAAAAAGCGGTAAAAAGATTTGCTGCAGTAGCAACAGCCGGAGCTCTTTTAGTCGGTGGCTTTGGGTTGAGCAACACCATTCAAACCTTTGCGGATTTCGAGCAAGGAATGAAGAATGTCCAGGCTACGACAATGGCCACGGAAGAAGAAATGGTGGTCCTTACAGACACCGCCAAAGAGTTAGGCAGAACTACAGCCTTTAGTGCAAGAGAGGCCAGCGAGGGAATGAACTACCTCGCCATGGCAGGATTTAAAACAAATGAAATTGTAGAGGCTATGCCAGGGCTATTGGACCTGGCAGCTGCAAGTGGCACTGATTTAGGAAGGACCGCTGACATTGTCTCGGATGCATTAACTGCCTTCGGCATGTCAGCCCAGGAGACTACCCATTTAGCAGATGTAATGGCTAAAGCCAGCTCCACTGCTAACACTAATGTAGAGCTCTTGGGCGAATCTTTCAAATATGCCGCAGCTCCAGCTACAGCTTTTGGTATGACAGCCGAGGAAACAACAGCAGCACTTGCAAAAATGGCCGATGCCGGTATAAAAGGCTCTCAATCTGGTACAGCTTTAAGAGGTGCTTTAACCAGGCTATCCAAACCAACAGCAGAGTCACAAAAATGGCTGGATAGATTAGGTGTATCTATAGCAGATGCAGAGGGAAACATACGACCATTTAACGACATAATGGGCGACATGAGAGGCTCCATGTCAAATCTTACCCAGGAACAACGACAGCAAGCTATAGCAAGTATATTTGGACAAGAGGCAATGTCTGGTATGCTTGCGATATTAAACACCAGTACAGAGGATTTTGAGGCATATACCCAAAGTTTAAAAGATGCTGACGGTGCAGCCAAAGAAATGGCCGATATGAAACTTGACTCCTTAAGTGGCCAGTTTACTATTTTGAAATCAGCTGTAGAAGGAATGAAAATCGAGCTTGGAGAAAGACTAGCTCCTTATGCCAAAGATTTTGTAACCTGGTTTACTGCCAAGGTACCGGACATCACGGAAAAAATTGTTGAGTTAGTAGACCGAACCATTGAATTTGGGACAAAGGCATATCCTTACGTCTTGAAGTTTATCGACTTATTAAAACAAATGGCACCTGTGCTAGCAGGTATTGCTGCAGGTTTTGCGGCCTTCAAGATAGGTACTTTTGTTACTAGCACAATAGCAGCTATTAAAGCACTATCGTTGGCTGCAAAAGGAATGGCTCTGGCATCCGGAGGACTCGGAAAAGGTCTAATAGCTTTAATGGGTCCGGTAGGATGGGTAGCATTAGCTATAGGTGCTCTGGTCACCATTGGTGTTCTCCTCTGGAAGAATTGGGACAAAATCAAAGAAAAAGCTGCAGAGCTTGCAGGGTGGATCGGGGACAAATGGAATAGCATCAAGGATTGGACCTCGAATGCATGGGAAAACGTCAGATCCACTGTATCCGACAAATGGAACAGTCTAAAAGATACAGTATCGAATGTTGGTGAAGGGATAAGAAACGGAGTAGTCAACACCTGGGACAACATAAAAACAGGAACAGCTAACCGATGGGAAAACATAAAATCCACTGTATCCGATGGAATTAATAAAACCAAGGAAATAGTATCAAGTGTAATAGCGAACCTTCCAAGCCACACAATAGAATCCTTCACCAAAATGAAAGACGGAATACTCAATGTATTCGAAGGAATTAAGAATATCTTTAGTGGATATTGGAAGATCATAAGAAACATCTTTATGGGAGCCTTGCTTGTAATAATAAACCTAGTTACACTAGATTTTGAAAACCTCAAAACTGATATTGCAGCTATATGGGAAAATATTAAAGCGGGTTTTGCACAAATATGGGAAGGAATTAAGCAAGTATTCTCTGGAGCAGGGGAATTTATTAGAGGCTATCTCACTTTATTGTGGGAAAGTCTAAAGAACGGAATCCAAATAGTGTGGACCACAATCACCAACTTCCTATCGAGCACCTGGGAGAAAATTAAAACAGGAGCTGTGGAAGGTTGGAATTCCTTTAAAGAGGGAGTGTCCAATGTAATAACAAGCTCTGTGGAATGGATTAAAAACACCTGGACGGACACTGTAGAGTGGTTCTCGACCTTACCGAGCAGGCTATTTGAGAAGGGTGTAGAAATGTTTACATCTCTAAAAGATGGTTTGATTAGCATTAAAGATACTGTAGTATCGGGAGCGAAAGAAGTTGGAACTGGAATAGTAGACACAGTAAAAGGGTTGCCGGGTGAAATGCTTGAGATAGGTAAAAACATCATGCAAGGTCTTGCTAATGGTATCAAATCTGCAGTAACAGCTCCTTTTAAAGCAGCTAAAGATGCAGCATCAAGTGTGGCTAGCGGAATAAGAGATAGACTAAAAATTAACTCGCCTTCTAAACTTACTATGGAATATGGAGAGTTTACGACCGAAGGTCTTGCAGTAGGTATCAAAGACAAAATACCTCAACTACAGACTGCAATTAATAACGTACACAAGGTTGTTACCGATGATGAGATGGCAACTAAAGAGCCTCTTCTAAAAAGTTTTATAGAAATGAGCTTGCCAAAGTCGGAAAAGCTAAAAGAAATACCGATGTTCCAGAAGGTAATAGAAAAGACAAAAGAGATAAGATCTACTATTTCAAAGGTCACTGGAGAAGAAAAACCCAAAAAAGCTCAACCGGTAGCTGTTGCTGGCGGGGGCGGTGTAACTTACTACATCAATATTGATAATGTGGATGTAGATGTATCCAGCTCTGGTGAAGATGGAGACGGTGAAGATATAAACGAAGTAGTTCAAGCAGCTCAAGAGGAGTTCGGAAGAAAACTACTCGAAGCATTAAAGGACAAAAAGTAG
- a CDS encoding phage tail assembly chaperone has protein sequence MLDEKKVIMEEELTEEEMIEMSEDDIINKLLEPTDAPERTYAIERLGIQVTLKGLSEREIQRIRKECTVERKHRGNRTKELNEEEFNAALIESATIKPNWSDKRLLSSLNLSSGREVIKRRLLAGEMVALGDKVMELSGFDNELEEIKNS, from the coding sequence ATGTTAGATGAAAAGAAAGTAATCATGGAAGAAGAGTTAACAGAAGAAGAAATGATTGAGATGTCAGAAGATGACATCATAAACAAGCTCCTGGAACCTACAGATGCTCCAGAGAGAACCTATGCAATAGAGAGATTGGGGATCCAGGTAACTCTAAAAGGTTTGAGCGAAAGAGAAATCCAGCGAATCAGAAAAGAGTGCACTGTAGAAAGAAAGCACCGTGGCAACAGAACCAAGGAATTAAATGAAGAAGAGTTCAATGCAGCACTTATTGAGTCAGCCACAATCAAGCCAAATTGGAGCGATAAAAGACTTCTTTCAAGCTTGAATCTATCTTCTGGCCGAGAAGTTATCAAGAGGAGATTACTAGCAGGGGAAATGGTCGCTCTTGGAGATAAGGTGATGGAGCTATCTGGCTTTGACAATGAGTTAGAAGAAATAAAAAACTCATAG
- a CDS encoding phage tail tube protein — MSFNPDRAFYGSFSKLLLDGEWQTNANSVEATVEMSKGELNVMGDDWTRYKKGQKSGSGTFSGYKVTSKMIEQGFERFELIISLEDPEAWGHERVRLKNCMADSIQLANVTSGEIIEEETPFTFEGFELLDAVTAQ, encoded by the coding sequence ATGTCATTTAATCCAGATAGAGCCTTTTATGGCTCTTTTTCTAAATTATTATTAGATGGTGAGTGGCAAACCAATGCCAACTCTGTAGAGGCTACAGTAGAGATGTCCAAGGGAGAACTCAATGTAATGGGCGATGATTGGACCAGATACAAGAAAGGACAAAAGAGTGGATCTGGTACTTTCTCCGGCTACAAAGTTACATCAAAGATGATTGAACAGGGATTTGAAAGATTTGAACTCATTATATCCCTGGAAGATCCAGAGGCTTGGGGACATGAGCGAGTAAGACTTAAAAACTGTATGGCCGACAGTATCCAGCTGGCCAATGTAACCAGTGGAGAAATAATTGAAGAGGAAACACCATTCACATTCGAAGGTTTTGAATTGTTAGATGCAGTTACTGCACAATAA
- a CDS encoding phage tail sheath family protein yields MASGTWSETDRPIRPGFYNRFKAAALARIQMGQRGIVAMPVKANWGPAKEVVSITSERALMDNFGSDSNYTAYKLGRLALLGGPRQLLLYRLTDGSEKVAEVTLKNTSDADALKIETKYPSTREFKVTVRPSIVNEEAKDIVLHEGTRLLYTFTGLTGTMDEIIEAINENDDNKWLKATKVANGPLADVVTQALTGGNDGAAGVTNEDYINAMDKFEGYKFNGFTLDGVTDPALHTSVKSWVDRNRKNGKKIRAYVGGELDESINDANNRSKAHNYEGFHNVGSTGGVLDGITYTPAEVAVYICALGESQDMRASLCNQVTIFSDVTTHLSNEEIESSILAGTMILRYDDGSVVIEDDVNTLKRYGEDQNETWGYLRAIKFMDMVDEDTSFTGNRQYVGKVLNGDTGQIAILTALKLYFETLQIGQLIENFTVEVDDELQGTAANDEFFWRWDAKYINVMKKIMGTGYIR; encoded by the coding sequence ATGGCGAGCGGAACATGGTCGGAAACGGATAGACCTATTAGACCTGGGTTTTATAACAGATTTAAAGCTGCAGCACTGGCGAGGATCCAGATGGGCCAGCGAGGTATTGTGGCAATGCCTGTAAAAGCAAACTGGGGACCAGCTAAAGAGGTTGTGTCTATAACATCAGAAAGAGCATTAATGGACAACTTCGGTTCGGATAGCAATTACACAGCCTATAAACTTGGTAGACTTGCTTTATTGGGTGGACCAAGACAGTTATTGCTATACAGGTTAACCGATGGAAGTGAAAAGGTGGCAGAGGTGACATTGAAAAATACATCCGATGCCGATGCACTAAAGATTGAGACAAAATATCCAAGCACCAGAGAGTTCAAAGTCACAGTTAGACCAAGCATTGTGAATGAAGAGGCGAAAGACATTGTATTACACGAAGGGACTAGGCTTTTATATACATTCACTGGTTTAACAGGGACGATGGATGAAATTATAGAGGCCATTAATGAAAATGATGACAACAAATGGCTAAAAGCTACTAAGGTAGCAAATGGACCCCTTGCAGATGTGGTAACACAAGCACTAACAGGAGGAAATGACGGTGCTGCAGGAGTAACAAACGAGGACTACATCAATGCAATGGACAAATTTGAAGGATACAAGTTTAATGGATTTACCCTCGACGGAGTGACAGATCCAGCTCTACACACAAGTGTTAAGTCCTGGGTAGACAGAAACAGAAAGAATGGCAAGAAGATAAGAGCCTATGTAGGAGGGGAACTGGATGAAAGCATCAATGATGCTAATAACAGATCCAAAGCTCATAATTATGAAGGTTTTCACAATGTAGGTTCTACAGGAGGAGTTCTTGACGGAATAACTTATACTCCAGCAGAGGTTGCTGTATATATCTGTGCACTTGGAGAAAGTCAAGATATGAGAGCATCACTTTGCAACCAAGTCACCATATTCAGCGATGTAACAACACATCTTAGTAACGAAGAGATTGAAAGCTCTATCCTAGCTGGGACTATGATCTTGAGATACGACGATGGCTCTGTTGTCATTGAGGACGATGTCAACACCCTAAAGAGATATGGAGAGGATCAAAATGAAACCTGGGGGTATCTAAGAGCTATCAAATTTATGGATATGGTTGACGAGGACACATCCTTTACAGGAAACAGACAGTATGTTGGTAAAGTCCTAAATGGAGACACAGGACAAATTGCTATATTGACAGCCCTAAAGCTTTATTTTGAAACACTTCAAATTGGACAGCTTATCGAAAACTTCACAGTGGAAGTAGATGATGAGCTCCAAGGAACTGCTGCTAATGATGAATTCTTCTGGAGATGGGATGCTAAATACATTAACGTAATGAAGAAGATTATGGGCACAGGCTATATTCGATAA
- a CDS encoding phage tail terminator family protein, whose amino-acid sequence MRAGVRKQILDNVATLKDCYEPNVPKHNTPKPYGVVVQGTDSSRQDPTSFQRALEVWIYADLGSFQTLDNLMLETIEALDLKTFTDPNTGLSYTATFNGTIGQDMVDEEWKAIVRGLNFSVIALHETDSSTDTWEKATAEFTEEVTGAKSYKGAWREDFQVPSVLCRTISKTTEEINHSSYRENREIRIHVVSDKKDERNQIIDTIEQSLMRAIKIPLDIEDRRYLTIKSIRENRDSDMLGIGQITVTMTRINSIERGGTFIERIYSRGQVN is encoded by the coding sequence ATGAGGGCAGGAGTGAGAAAACAGATATTAGACAATGTTGCAACTCTAAAGGATTGCTATGAACCTAACGTCCCTAAACATAATACTCCTAAGCCTTATGGAGTGGTGGTGCAAGGAACAGACTCATCGAGACAGGATCCTACAAGTTTCCAGAGAGCTCTAGAGGTTTGGATATATGCTGATTTAGGCTCTTTTCAGACATTGGACAATCTTATGCTCGAAACTATAGAGGCTCTGGATCTAAAAACATTTACCGATCCAAACACAGGCCTATCATACACCGCCACTTTTAACGGAACCATAGGGCAAGATATGGTGGACGAAGAGTGGAAAGCTATTGTAAGAGGTTTGAATTTTTCAGTCATAGCCTTACATGAAACAGATAGCTCAACCGACACCTGGGAAAAGGCTACTGCAGAATTTACCGAGGAAGTGACCGGAGCTAAATCATATAAGGGAGCTTGGAGAGAAGATTTCCAAGTTCCTTCTGTTTTATGTCGAACAATAAGCAAGACAACCGAAGAAATAAACCATTCATCCTACAGGGAAAATAGAGAGATTAGGATCCATGTTGTAAGCGACAAAAAAGACGAAAGGAATCAGATCATAGACACTATAGAGCAATCTCTAATGAGGGCTATTAAAATCCCTTTAGACATAGAGGACAGGAGATACCTAACAATAAAGTCTATTAGAGAAAACAGAGATAGTGACATGCTGGGCATCGGTCAAATTACGGTCACAATGACTAGGATAAATAGCATAGAAAGAGGAGGCACCTTTATAGAACGTATCTATAGCAGGGGCCAAGTTAATTGA